The following coding sequences lie in one Caproicibacterium argilliputei genomic window:
- a CDS encoding pLS20_p028 family conjugation system transmembrane protein, with amino-acid sequence MKQFKRIKPPQYSLKARQATQKRRFFCHQAGKFCLALLLVCLLSGMLAVGVHAGNAPNIDTNQYKGISAVTDKANEVMNGPGGSWTKGDMANSVIALHQQLDSSLPQNNILSYPFRLLGWLLACGMGMIDDALSFVVLSVFKFLSGKLTGSSQLDKQLSDGLFQGSGFYAQGQKGGDLLQRFSGIGMALMAAALVLLGIQVVAKPQHIKDAARHIFEGVLISVSIPALVAAGLAVTVSLVSVAGIDQNTTMGSAIVAQNITDVFYYERAGMATDKSSGALITTKNGSQTKNRNDYLDSNNTKSPDNQNNPNLMQIYGIHPTEFVDSKTVCEDTDPKTLTQHVVFWETKLSSQRKGNAVVQYLDNRWDGAVAGNKISILSEEYYRYKVDWLNMYVALLVTGFVLLMAGIKWVRIMFELGIKQGLTQLLAVTDLRTMQRTKQALQSILGSLAALFGTTFMLTFYMAANTWISNITIPLPNGLPGILSSIFGILAKIILEIGLAWITIDGPDIFEKIFGIDVGVKDSMRTLYGLQSVGRATRGVHNGIFGSRVPNGQGGMVRVGGLFGQHGAASHLAQAGRGAVSFGGNVVSGAASAASALGGWGAGKRAARQALRQTSGNKAAGGQAAASPNLQANHLTAGQLNVTGTGNAQGVSPKNADGRQSAGQSQTQQRSSLQNAAVSPQRAFGGHGARTAATGQTASSVASILSGSPSGGNFSSAASRFANVAATPVMNPIVNAPLPTTKPAGANQSKPAAATRRSSSPSTVTRNTGPLQTTSAGRPATPAMPVNRNARPVQPRMSAPYASTTAAAGGNNSGSGSLPPLRGNGQTLSQHLGGQVQQAGGFIRQRTASLVKDNQGNLKKNAATRPYRAAKSAYDYAYNGAITRAQKKGK; translated from the coding sequence ATGAAGCAGTTTAAACGTATAAAGCCACCACAATACAGCTTGAAAGCACGCCAGGCAACGCAGAAACGCCGCTTTTTTTGCCATCAAGCTGGCAAATTCTGCCTTGCACTGCTCCTGGTCTGCCTTTTGTCCGGTATGTTGGCGGTGGGTGTCCACGCAGGGAATGCGCCCAATATTGACACAAATCAGTATAAAGGGATTTCGGCAGTAACAGATAAGGCGAATGAGGTTATGAACGGTCCTGGAGGCTCTTGGACAAAAGGTGACATGGCTAATTCTGTTATTGCCCTACACCAGCAGTTAGATAGCAGCCTGCCGCAGAACAATATCCTTTCCTATCCCTTTCGCCTGCTGGGCTGGTTGCTTGCCTGCGGCATGGGGATGATTGACGATGCGCTGTCCTTTGTCGTCCTGAGTGTATTTAAGTTTCTAAGCGGAAAATTGACGGGAAGCAGTCAACTGGACAAACAGCTTTCTGACGGACTGTTCCAAGGCAGCGGCTTTTATGCTCAGGGACAGAAGGGCGGCGACCTGCTTCAACGATTTTCTGGAATCGGTATGGCCTTAATGGCTGCTGCCCTCGTTCTCCTGGGCATTCAGGTAGTCGCCAAACCGCAGCATATTAAGGATGCCGCCCGCCATATTTTTGAGGGCGTTTTAATCAGCGTGTCCATTCCGGCGCTTGTTGCGGCCGGACTTGCTGTTACCGTGTCCTTGGTCAGCGTTGCAGGTATTGACCAAAATACGACAATGGGCAGCGCCATTGTCGCGCAAAACATAACCGATGTGTTTTACTATGAACGCGCGGGCATGGCAACCGATAAAAGCAGCGGTGCGCTTATCACAACTAAAAACGGTTCTCAGACAAAGAATCGCAATGATTACCTTGATTCCAACAATACAAAATCTCCGGATAATCAAAACAATCCGAATCTCATGCAGATTTATGGCATCCATCCGACAGAGTTTGTAGACTCCAAAACCGTCTGTGAAGACACCGATCCCAAAACCCTGACACAGCACGTTGTATTTTGGGAAACAAAACTATCATCCCAGCGCAAGGGAAATGCGGTTGTACAATATCTGGACAACCGCTGGGACGGTGCAGTTGCGGGCAACAAAATATCCATTTTATCCGAAGAATATTATCGTTACAAAGTGGATTGGCTCAATATGTATGTTGCCCTCCTGGTAACCGGCTTTGTGCTCCTGATGGCCGGAATCAAGTGGGTGCGCATCATGTTTGAACTCGGCATCAAACAGGGGCTTACCCAACTGCTTGCCGTGACAGATCTGCGTACCATGCAGCGCACGAAGCAGGCGTTGCAGAGCATTCTCGGCAGTCTGGCTGCACTCTTTGGTACAACGTTCATGTTAACCTTTTACATGGCGGCAAACACCTGGATTTCCAATATCACAATTCCGCTGCCCAATGGGTTGCCCGGCATACTAAGCAGCATTTTCGGTATCCTGGCAAAAATCATACTGGAAATTGGGCTTGCGTGGATTACGATCGACGGCCCGGATATCTTTGAAAAGATATTCGGTATTGACGTTGGCGTGAAAGATTCCATGCGCACCCTGTACGGTCTGCAGTCTGTCGGTCGTGCTACGCGCGGTGTCCATAATGGCATTTTCGGCTCCCGTGTGCCGAACGGACAAGGCGGCATGGTTCGTGTTGGGGGGTTGTTTGGGCAGCATGGAGCTGCCAGTCATCTTGCGCAAGCCGGTCGAGGTGCTGTATCTTTTGGTGGAAATGTTGTGTCCGGTGCTGCGTCTGCTGCTTCCGCACTCGGCGGCTGGGGTGCTGGAAAAAGAGCAGCCAGGCAGGCTCTCAGACAAACGAGCGGGAACAAAGCGGCAGGCGGACAAGCCGCCGCCTCGCCAAACCTGCAAGCCAATCATTTGACTGCAGGGCAGTTAAATGTAACCGGCACCGGCAATGCACAGGGCGTATCCCCGAAAAACGCAGACGGACGGCAAAGCGCCGGTCAGAGTCAAACCCAACAGCGGTCCAGTCTGCAGAATGCAGCCGTCAGCCCGCAGCGTGCTTTCGGCGGACACGGCGCACGGACAGCGGCAACCGGACAAACCGCTTCATCCGTCGCATCTATCCTTTCCGGCTCGCCTTCCGGTGGCAATTTTTCTTCCGCTGCATCTCGTTTTGCAAATGTGGCAGCAACTCCAGTAATGAATCCAATCGTTAATGCACCGCTGCCAACGACCAAACCGGCCGGTGCAAACCAATCGAAACCCGCTGCGGCCACCAGAAGATCGTCGTCACCATCTACAGTGACCCGAAACACCGGTCCACTGCAGACCACATCGGCAGGCCGTCCTGCGACTCCGGCCATGCCTGTTAACCGAAACGCAAGGCCGGTACAGCCGCGGATGTCTGCACCCTATGCCAGTACAACTGCAGCTGCAGGTGGAAACAATTCCGGCAGCGGCAGTCTCCCTCCGCTTCGTGGAAACGGACAAACTCTGTCTCAGCATCTGGGTGGACAAGTACAACAAGCAGGCGGCTTTATTCGCCAGCGTACGGCAAGCTTAGTAAAGGATAACCAAGGCAACCTCAAAAAGAACGCCGCCACGCGCCCCTATCGTGCCGCAAAATCAGCGTATGATTACGCCTATAATGGTGCAATCACACGCGCACAAAAGAAAGGAAAATAA
- a CDS encoding VirB4 family type IV secretion system protein encodes MAEKIKKKKAAKKAEPTRLQLMPQFVDNDPVFAKKHGYNPFLISRTQPGGNLSFKSDRYIETGDGYVCCIHLYGLPKTVRTFWLQQIMGMEGVFTTLDVAPADLKEIKKRLTRSITEVESRDNKNDEEQIESQNRYELLRNMLEGIITESEVVKMVHLRIYASNRNKNELDKTCRTIIEKLESEEYQAAIFLDETEPEYRALFQPYTTQIKEINHRKGLGCPASAVALGYPFNVERLDDPWGMYLGFTRTDGNVFLDTFRKTSQRLSYDGVVAGKKGSGKSTLLKMLMKMNAIIGNYIRVLDLTGEFTKLGVTLGGTVVYMDGSQYCLNPLEIFKSAEDDSVNFSRHLSKLNMLYSFLAPDSTNDIRNEFEEYCRLLYESTGIWSPESHAEGSQMTGLPPEAYPTFGDLLQLIRSDLYEDFASKQENTKLSESKRQRLESIELTVQSLVNAYPQMFNRHTSIPNLTNEQIVVFNVQNLANMKEGIFYAQLFNILSLMLDDMVTIGGNSKAEFEAQGSDKSCIKDLTKLMLILDESHEYINTKNPLVLDYMIEILRQDRKYFTGLWFASQSIRDFAPEEAGIDKLKTLFELAQYKFIMQHDSNALPLIAKVFANEITPSQVERIPQFIRGEAILLYGEDSLNMITDPSNEDLKLFEGGA; translated from the coding sequence ATGGCCGAGAAGATAAAAAAGAAAAAAGCCGCAAAAAAGGCGGAGCCGACAAGGCTGCAGCTGATGCCGCAGTTTGTTGATAACGATCCAGTTTTCGCAAAAAAACATGGGTATAATCCGTTCTTGATTTCTAGGACGCAGCCTGGCGGAAACCTTAGCTTTAAGAGCGACAGATACATCGAAACCGGCGACGGATATGTCTGCTGCATACATCTGTACGGCCTGCCAAAAACCGTTCGCACTTTCTGGCTGCAGCAAATTATGGGTATGGAAGGCGTTTTTACAACGCTTGACGTTGCACCCGCTGATTTAAAAGAAATTAAAAAACGTCTTACGCGCAGCATTACCGAAGTTGAATCGCGCGACAACAAAAATGACGAAGAACAGATTGAATCACAGAATCGCTATGAACTGCTGCGCAATATGTTGGAGGGCATCATTACTGAATCGGAAGTTGTAAAAATGGTGCATCTGCGTATCTATGCGTCCAATCGAAATAAAAATGAGCTGGACAAAACCTGCCGCACGATTATTGAAAAGCTGGAATCGGAGGAATATCAGGCCGCGATTTTTCTCGACGAAACAGAACCGGAATATAGGGCACTGTTCCAACCGTATACCACGCAGATAAAGGAAATCAACCACCGCAAGGGCCTCGGCTGCCCGGCCAGCGCGGTCGCGCTCGGGTATCCTTTTAACGTGGAGCGGCTGGATGATCCTTGGGGCATGTACCTCGGATTTACTCGCACGGACGGCAATGTGTTTCTGGATACGTTTCGCAAAACCTCGCAGCGATTGTCGTATGACGGCGTGGTGGCCGGGAAGAAAGGTTCCGGAAAATCCACTTTACTCAAAATGCTGATGAAGATGAATGCAATCATCGGCAACTACATCCGCGTGCTGGACTTAACCGGTGAATTTACAAAACTTGGCGTAACACTCGGCGGAACCGTGGTCTATATGGATGGCTCGCAATATTGTTTGAATCCTTTGGAGATTTTCAAGTCTGCGGAAGACGACTCCGTAAACTTTTCGCGTCACCTCTCCAAACTGAATATGTTGTACAGCTTTTTAGCGCCGGATTCGACGAATGATATTCGCAATGAGTTCGAAGAATACTGCCGCCTGCTGTACGAAAGCACCGGCATCTGGAGTCCGGAAAGCCACGCAGAGGGCAGCCAAATGACTGGCCTGCCGCCGGAAGCGTACCCCACCTTCGGGGATTTACTGCAGCTAATTAGATCTGATTTGTATGAGGATTTCGCATCCAAGCAGGAAAATACAAAGCTTTCCGAGTCTAAAAGGCAGCGCTTAGAGTCCATCGAATTGACCGTGCAAAGCCTGGTTAACGCTTACCCGCAGATGTTTAACAGACACACCTCCATTCCGAATTTGACTAATGAACAGATCGTTGTCTTCAATGTGCAGAACCTGGCCAACATGAAAGAGGGCATTTTTTACGCACAGTTGTTTAACATTCTGTCACTGATGCTGGACGATATGGTGACGATCGGCGGCAACAGCAAAGCTGAATTTGAAGCGCAAGGTTCCGACAAATCGTGCATTAAAGATCTTACCAAGCTGATGCTGATACTTGACGAATCGCATGAGTACATCAATACCAAGAACCCGTTGGTTCTGGATTATATGATTGAAATCCTCCGGCAGGACCGTAAATATTTCACCGGCCTGTGGTTTGCCAGCCAGTCCATCCGTGACTTTGCACCGGAAGAAGCTGGCATTGATAAGCTGAAAACACTGTTTGAATTGGCACAGTATAAATTCATTATGCAGCATGACTCGAATGCATTGCCACTGATAGCAAAGGTGTTTGCCAACGAAATCACGCCGTCACAGGTTGAGCGCATCCCCCAATTTATTCGAGGAGAAGCCATCCTGCTCTACGGTGAAGATTCCCTGAATATGATTACCGATCCGTCTAATGAGGACTTGAAGCTCTTTGAAGGAGGTGCTTGA
- a CDS encoding DUF5592 family protein — translation MDDLYQTIPKSLYEEIKLFQFGDFVFYLKDLAAAAVVTGLFICFSAAVNGWLLIPYILFGVLTFLYLIGNIDASNPGRRNWQGLQYYLFRNRETVYSLNGKQEDGYNE, via the coding sequence ATGGACGATCTGTATCAGACAATTCCGAAGTCTTTATATGAGGAAATCAAGCTTTTTCAATTTGGCGACTTTGTGTTTTACCTCAAGGACCTGGCTGCAGCTGCTGTTGTAACCGGGCTTTTTATTTGCTTTTCCGCTGCTGTTAACGGCTGGCTTCTGATTCCATATATTTTGTTTGGTGTTCTGACCTTCCTTTATTTAATCGGGAATATTGATGCATCAAACCCAGGCAGGCGGAACTGGCAGGGTCTGCAGTATTATTTGTTCCGCAACCGCGAAACGGTGTACTCCCTCAATGGGAAGCAGGAGGATGGCTATAATGAGTAA
- a CDS encoding VirD4-like conjugal transfer protein, CD1115 family produces MFKPDNPLVRKEKARYKIQRFLSDKRVVIPICVLWWASWFFVSNFGAQFAFQGVLKLLKGQTGISALSLQSPFHLMTGGYWPLYYLVIGIFYLISAVRLGFRIITSYEPLADEATKGDRRWALPAELKKQYPRVPAVEPNAQSTGDIDGVGGFPISRITEHGKDYFLIDRDPVNNLCIGTTRSGKGELYVKPLIDLYSRAKALRDKASMIVADPKGELAAATRDTLIRRGYDVHIFNLKPPYDGLSYNPLEVVKYAYISFLHLQKEAKAEKNPETKNELIGSAEAESAKAESYAKSLAYVINFDPNAKEKVWQEWGTAITTSAILAVVCDCCEKAQECLDAGSQKEAEVWYDRITMYSVARFIVDYCQPDPENGDIPPLDSYVMSKNWAARYQYAPVNAADGRTKGNITSDAMAKLSQLMLTPIAKMTARNDLDLESIGFGDKPVALFIVTPDYDQSNDFLLTIFLTQIYQALAYRADLEGKKCKRQVIYLLDEFGNIPPIPNMAHFITVCLGRNIRFNLFIQAYAQLDELYGKAASTIKGNCGNHIYVLSNDTETNKAFSEEIGYETITVNSRYGNTFQLDKSLTEQTDRHPLLDANQLPDLAMGETIVVRALHRQDEKHRDIRKKYPILNTDELQMKPCYEYLHSFSDQTFTELKLSKTCTHLSVNLDDIVFDPISQQGWEPPKQDTEQNTEEEDELAESTGPSGETLLSAFVTEEKLQTISNRIHMVDDTLQGSKPLGDFTWQEFAQMLLADSIPDALYNDLIAQVEQIWKEGENAA; encoded by the coding sequence GTGTTTAAGCCTGATAATCCGTTAGTTAGGAAAGAAAAAGCGCGGTATAAAATCCAGCGATTCCTTTCCGACAAACGCGTGGTTATTCCTATTTGCGTTCTCTGGTGGGCTTCCTGGTTTTTCGTGTCAAACTTTGGGGCGCAATTTGCGTTTCAAGGAGTTCTGAAACTTCTGAAAGGCCAAACGGGAATTTCTGCGTTATCTCTGCAATCTCCATTTCATCTTATGACGGGCGGCTACTGGCCACTTTATTACCTGGTAATCGGCATCTTTTACCTCATTTCGGCCGTCCGCCTGGGATTCCGGATTATTACATCCTACGAACCCCTTGCAGATGAAGCAACCAAAGGCGACCGCCGCTGGGCGCTGCCTGCAGAACTCAAAAAGCAGTACCCGCGTGTCCCGGCTGTGGAGCCGAATGCACAAAGTACCGGTGATATCGACGGCGTGGGCGGCTTTCCTATTTCCAGAATTACAGAACACGGGAAAGACTATTTTTTGATTGACCGTGACCCAGTCAATAATTTGTGCATTGGAACCACACGATCCGGCAAGGGCGAGCTGTATGTAAAGCCGCTGATCGACCTCTACAGCCGCGCAAAGGCGCTTAGGGACAAAGCCAGCATGATTGTGGCAGACCCAAAAGGCGAGCTTGCGGCAGCAACGCGGGATACCTTAATTCGCCGTGGCTATGATGTCCATATTTTTAATCTGAAGCCGCCGTATGACGGCTTGTCTTACAATCCGCTCGAAGTCGTTAAATATGCGTATATCTCTTTTTTGCATTTGCAAAAAGAAGCGAAAGCGGAAAAGAATCCAGAGACAAAGAATGAGCTAATCGGCAGCGCAGAAGCAGAATCCGCAAAGGCGGAGAGCTATGCAAAATCTTTGGCATATGTCATTAACTTCGATCCGAACGCCAAGGAAAAAGTCTGGCAGGAATGGGGCACCGCGATTACGACCTCTGCAATCCTGGCTGTCGTCTGTGACTGCTGCGAAAAGGCACAGGAGTGCTTGGACGCAGGCAGCCAAAAAGAAGCGGAAGTTTGGTATGACCGGATTACGATGTATTCCGTTGCCCGCTTCATCGTTGACTACTGCCAGCCGGACCCGGAAAATGGTGATATTCCGCCACTGGATTCCTATGTCATGTCGAAAAACTGGGCAGCACGATACCAGTACGCACCCGTAAACGCTGCAGATGGCCGCACCAAAGGCAATATCACATCTGACGCTATGGCGAAGCTTTCCCAGCTCATGCTGACACCGATTGCCAAAATGACCGCAAGAAACGATTTGGACTTGGAATCCATCGGCTTCGGAGATAAACCGGTTGCGTTATTCATCGTGACGCCGGATTACGACCAGTCCAATGATTTTTTGCTGACCATATTTCTCACGCAGATCTATCAGGCACTGGCTTACCGCGCCGATCTGGAGGGCAAAAAGTGCAAACGGCAAGTTATTTATCTTTTAGACGAATTCGGCAATATTCCCCCTATCCCGAACATGGCACATTTTATTACCGTGTGCCTGGGGCGCAATATCCGCTTTAATCTGTTTATTCAAGCATATGCACAGTTGGATGAACTGTACGGCAAGGCGGCCTCTACCATTAAGGGAAACTGCGGCAACCATATCTATGTCCTTTCCAACGATACCGAAACCAACAAAGCGTTTTCAGAGGAAATCGGGTACGAAACAATCACCGTGAATTCCAGATATGGCAATACGTTTCAGCTGGATAAAAGCCTGACCGAGCAGACAGATCGTCACCCTCTGCTGGATGCTAACCAGCTGCCGGACTTGGCAATGGGCGAAACCATTGTTGTTCGTGCTTTACATCGACAGGACGAAAAGCATCGGGATATCCGTAAAAAATACCCAATTTTGAACACCGACGAACTGCAGATGAAGCCCTGCTATGAATATCTGCATTCATTTTCTGATCAGACGTTTACGGAACTCAAACTATCAAAGACCTGTACGCATTTGTCTGTGAATTTGGACGACATTGTTTTTGACCCCATCAGTCAGCAGGGTTGGGAACCGCCAAAACAGGACACAGAACAGAATACGGAGGAAGAAGACGAGTTGGCGGAAAGCACCGGGCCGTCCGGTGAAACATTGCTTTCTGCTTTTGTTACGGAAGAAAAGCTGCAGACAATCAGTAACCGTATACACATGGTTGACGATACCCTGCAGGGGAGTAAACCGCTCGGAGATTTCACCTGGCAGGAATTTGCGCAAATGCTGTTGGCCGACAGCATCCCGGATGCGCTGTACAATGACCTAATTGCACAGGTCGAACAAATTTGGAAGGAGGGCGAAAATGCCGCATGA
- a CDS encoding TrbC/VirB2 family protein: MKKENCRKPEVRLDSRQEHRRKRSAQILLMLLLAALTVSVAAFPCFAADATSQVTKTGSNLVLIMQVIGGIIAVIEGILCGIKFAHGGRDALMEGKLKIVGLVVGIIMIFGSSAIVDLIKQQNAFGGI, encoded by the coding sequence ATGAAAAAAGAGAACTGCAGGAAACCAGAAGTACGTCTTGACTCGCGGCAGGAGCACCGCCGCAAACGGTCGGCACAGATTCTGTTAATGCTGCTGCTGGCTGCATTGACAGTGTCCGTTGCCGCATTTCCCTGCTTCGCAGCGGACGCAACTTCTCAGGTAACAAAAACCGGCTCAAATTTGGTACTGATTATGCAAGTTATTGGCGGGATCATAGCTGTCATTGAAGGCATCCTTTGCGGAATTAAATTTGCTCACGGCGGCCGTGATGCGCTGATGGAAGGAAAACTTAAAATAGTCGGTCTGGTGGTGGGCATCATTATGATCTTTGGATCATCGGCAATCGTGGATCTGATTAAGCAGCAAAACGCCTTTGGCGGCATCTAA